The genomic DNA ACAAACCATTCACACAAAAACCTTAGTGCCACAAAAATGGTTTGGagcaaaaatacaaaaactgTTCgtaagaaaaggaaaaaccaaaccgGCTTCTCACTCCTAGTTCCTTTCGATGCGCACCTTGGCCGACTCTTTAACGTTAAAGTTCGGCACGCGATCCTTCTTGCCCAGGATTTTGGTCGTCGGTTCGATGTACGTCACGTTGCTAATGATGCTCAGCACACGACGCTCGATAATGCCCAGGAACAGTTTGGCGTTGTTCAGCGTTACCCGGCGTTCGTTGTTGAGCAGATTCAAAATGGGTGCTTCGTCGCACATGAGTAGTCTacgggggagagagagagagagaaaaaaacaagtgaCCACGAAGACATAACGACTTCCTATCGATCGCCGGTCTTACTTATAGATCCGTTCGGCCATTCGCAGCAGCTCGTCTAGCTTGACGTCCAGCTTGATCTTGATTTCTGCCGCCGATTCAGCCGCCTCACGGCACTCCTGTTCGGCCAAGCGCAGTGCGTCGATGTTGTCATCCTGCGAATGTTCCTTCGACTCGTTGATTGCTATCTGTTCCGCTGTGCGGGCAACGGATAGACATAAGTGTTAATGAAGTCCCAAGTGGCGCTCCCATACTCCCTTAGCTCTTACCAATGTTGTCCTGCAACAGTTGAACACTTTCGGTAAGCGTTTCCACCTCGTGGCTCAGCTCGTTGACGTAGTTGAAGAGCGCAAAgttttcctcctccttcttgATGAACTTGGCCACCAGCCGGTCGATGTCGTCCTCGCCCGAGAAGTTCATGATGCGCGTCATGATCTGTTCGTACTCTTGGTACtgcttttccagattttccAACATCTTCTTGCGCTTCTGCGCTTCCCGCTCTTCAAGCTCTGCATTGGCCCGCCGTTGTCCCTTTATTCCGAGGAACTCCTGTAGCTTCGCGTCATGATCGAGTTTACGCTGCAGCTCACGCATCTCCTGGATGTGGGCCAACTTGTCGCTTTGCCCTTTATCCTTCAGGATCTGCAACTTCGTACAGAGTTCCTCGCGCGTATCGTACGCGGATGTCGCCTGCTCGATCAGATCGATCATGTAGCGTTTGCCTTCGTTCAGCTTGTTGACCAACTTTTCCCACATAATGTTGAAGGTGGCCCGTTCCGTGAGCATGTGATCGATGGTTTGGCGAAGTTGCGCATTCTCCGCCATCACCGCACCGGCACGCTTGTTGACCACGTCCAGCCGGTTCTCGAGCTTCTTGACGGACTGCTGCGCCTTGGCAATGGTTTCGTTGTACAGATTGTCCGTCACCTCGTTGTTGCGTATCTCGGCAATCTCCCGGTGGATTTTCTTGATGTGTCCCTCCAGCTCCCACAGACTATCCTTTTTCGCTTTCAGTGCTTGTTGGGCTTTTTCCTGCCGATCGTAGGCGAGCTCCAGCACCGCCTCTAGCTCCTGTTCGCGCTTGGAGTGGGTTCCGTTCTCCTCGCAGTTGAGCTGCAGCTGGAGCTGTTGCTTCTCCTTCTCGAGCACACGTATGTTGGCGTCGAACTTGCGCAACGCTTTCGATTTCGTGTCCAGAAACGAGGCACGCTCGTTTTGCAGCGTCCGGAGAAGCTTCTGCAGGCGCGATATCTCCGCCTCGGCCAGCTGATCCATCTCGTACTGCTCGGCGGCACCGATCTCGGACGCCATCTTCGGTTGGCTGGACATGGTGAATTTGCGTCAGCAACTGTGTCCGGTGGTCGCACACTCTACCCCGCacctctctgtctctcttccTCTGCTCACTGTAACTTCCCTCTCCCCTGTAAGTAGAAGCGCAAGATGCAACCTCTAATGAGGAAATCAAACAGTTGCGTACATATGCGCACATGCcggaaccaaccaaccatcggAGGCTCATCGGTGGTGGGCCATCGGAAGGCGACGTCGCCCGCGAAACAACGTGCAAAACTGGTGCACACAATTAGCATAAGTAAATCTTTTGATTGCAGATGAAGAAGCGCCCATCACGCAAGAAGGAAGTGCAATCGGTGCGCCTGTCTCGGGAAAGTTGCTGTTCAAATGCGATCCGGGGAAGACGCATACAACCgcttctgctgttgctgcaagCGGAAGTAAAATTCCacgaagcaagaagaagaagaagaaaaagctcaTCTTGCGTTGGCGGGTGTGAAACAATGGTGCGAATATTGTGTGCGATCTTTAAGTCTCtcgcaaaaaaacactttccatcCTATCACCTACACCAGACCAGACCAGAAAACAGCggttggaacaaaaaaaaaggaggacaCCGAAAGCAAGACAGACAAAAACTCCGAGCTGGAAAACAAATGGGACACTTCCGAGCGAAAAGTGAGCGAGCTTGCGATGGAAATTCTATTTATGCGTCAGCTGCATGGACCGAAACACACAATTGATTTCTATTGCGAATCTTACCTTTTGTTTCAGaattgtttcactttcatcgGGAAATGGTTCCCGGCACTGGGAAAATGCGTGCAAAAACTATAAATTCACTTTCGGAACGGAACCACGATGGGACACTTTTTTCTCGTCCCGACCAAAGAATGTCGAACGTTGGAGAGTGCAACTGACACTGGTGGATTGTTTCTCTGCCGGAATTAGAAGCGATGCCTCGTTTGATCGATACCGAGCGTGCCAGCCGTTACCATGGAGACGAACGATGTGCGGAATCCGATACGGAACGGCGTTCGATTGCGAaggtttgggttttttgttgctgtaagCTGAATGAAGTTTTCAGACCCGTTCATGCCATATTAATTGTGAAATGATCCAGCTACTCTATCCATTGAGGTAACCTTAATGAATTGGAAGAGAGTGGATCAATAGGGCCGTGGTTTTAAGGGCGGCGGACCAGGGTTTAATCGCTTCCTCCGGAATATTTCCGGACGCAGGAGGtccagtttttcttttgggttTCTTCAAAACAAAGCCAACTCCACAATCGGATGGGGTTAATAATGTGGATCATTCCTGAGTGCCCCGATGCATTCACTTCCGGCTAGGGCAAGGGGGACACCCTTTGGGAAGTCGAGCTGaagtgaccttttttttttgctgttcattCCAACAGCGCCTCCTCGTTCCGGTACTaagtta from Anopheles stephensi strain Indian chromosome 2, UCI_ANSTEP_V1.0, whole genome shotgun sequence includes the following:
- the LOC118507620 gene encoding coiled-coil domain-containing protein 63; protein product: MSSQPKMASEIGAAEQYEMDQLAEAEISRLQKLLRTLQNERASFLDTKSKALRKFDANIRVLEKEKQQLQLQLNCEENGTHSKREQELEAVLELAYDRQEKAQQALKAKKDSLWELEGHIKKIHREIAEIRNNEVTDNLYNETIAKAQQSVKKLENRLDVVNKRAGAVMAENAQLRQTIDHMLTERATFNIMWEKLVNKLNEGKRYMIDLIEQATSAYDTREELCTKLQILKDKGQSDKLAHIQEMRELQRKLDHDAKLQEFLGIKGQRRANAELEEREAQKRKKMLENLEKQYQEYEQIMTRIMNFSGEDDIDRLVAKFIKKEEENFALFNYVNELSHEVETLTESVQLLQDNIAEQIAINESKEHSQDDNIDALRLAEQECREAAESAAEIKIKLDVKLDELLRMAERIYKLLMCDEAPILNLLNNERRVTLNNAKLFLGIIERRVLSIISNVTYIEPTTKILGKKDRVPNFNVKESAKVRIERN